The Anaerolineae bacterium genome window below encodes:
- a CDS encoding SIS domain-containing protein: protein MTATDGIEQYYSIITEQLHSVLAAQKPQMARVAELWAKAIRADRLAYAFGSGHSRYIAGELYWRAGGLAPVMLIEEPTNGLAERLEGYAELFMAGYNIEPGDLLFVISNSGINPVPIAVARYGKQAGATVIAVTNLEHSRNTPSRDSSGQKLYELADVVLDTMGIRGDAAVPLPGVEWRVAPTSTLISVSMLNAIVAQTALNLMATGITPPVLISANVPEGDTHNQALCDKYWPRLTHFPRKKATS, encoded by the coding sequence ATGACTGCCACAGACGGCATCGAACAGTACTACAGCATCATCACCGAGCAGTTGCACAGCGTACTGGCGGCACAAAAGCCGCAAATGGCCCGCGTCGCGGAGTTGTGGGCGAAGGCGATCCGGGCCGACCGCCTGGCCTACGCCTTCGGTAGCGGCCACTCACGTTACATCGCCGGGGAACTGTACTGGCGGGCTGGCGGACTGGCCCCCGTTATGCTGATCGAGGAGCCGACTAACGGCCTGGCTGAACGGCTGGAAGGCTACGCCGAGCTATTCATGGCAGGCTACAACATCGAGCCAGGTGACCTGCTCTTTGTGATCTCTAACTCCGGGATCAATCCGGTGCCGATCGCGGTAGCCCGCTACGGCAAACAGGCAGGGGCGACGGTGATCGCCGTGACTAACCTGGAACACTCGCGGAACACGCCATCACGCGACTCTTCCGGCCAGAAGCTGTACGAACTGGCCGATGTCGTGCTGGATACAATGGGCATACGTGGCGACGCCGCCGTGCCCCTGCCGGGCGTGGAGTGGCGCGTGGCCCCGACTTCCACCCTGATCAGCGTGAGCATGTTGAACGCGATCGTGGCCCAGACGGCGCTCAATCTGATGGCGACGGGCATCACACCCCCGGTGCTGATCAGCGCCAATGTGCCGGAAGGTGATACGCACAACCAAGCCCTGTGTGATAAGTACTGGCCGCGCCTGACTCATTTCCCGCGTAAAAAGGCCACCAGCTGA